The nucleotide window CCCCCCTTTCATTCCCCGGCGATGACCTTGCATACGCAGCAGCACATCGGCGCATGGGGGCGCCTACTTCTACGTAGGTTCTCATTTTCTGACCCTTCTCTAACCTTCTCGAGCGCcatttctcccttcttcttcgccaacCCTGTCGATCCCTCATCAACGCCCACAACCCTTAGCTAAAGATGTTACAAATCAGGTAAAGCTAGCGGTTTATGTTGAGAGTTTTCACGTTggataaggaagaaaggaatgGATCTAGCATGGCCTGTTTTGGCTCTCTTCGACCTCTTCTTTGCTCTTCCCGCCTGTGACCCAACTCCCTCGTTTTCTTACCGATTCAAGTGCGATGGCTAATTTTCCTTTATAATATAATGCATATgcctttctttctttgtTCTCCTTTCCATGCGAGACTTGTCTCGTATATGAATACACGAATATAAATTATTCATTGAGGGTTGGGAACAGATCGAAAAAGGCCAGACGTACATCTCCTTTTCTGTTCCGATTTTGGGCCCCTTTTTTGTCGGTATCTGATAGACGGGATCGCCATCTCCTCGCTCCATAATAACAGCACCCGATATCCGAAAGATAAGTGAGCGCGTTGCTGCCAACAATAAACACCTTCGAATGTCattggtgaagaagaagagactgGGTATCGAGATTTGCTTCCTGAAGTCATTGAGTCTCGACCAGGTCTTTATTGACTTGACTCACTTGAGtagagaaaggaaaaagaagcgaGAAGTTGAGCGTGGTGGCAGTAAAGGAAGAAAATTTCGGTGAATGGTCACGCTGTGAATCCGCTACAGCATTTTGCTGATGTTTCAATAGTTATACCGTGCATGAGAAAGCCCAAACCTCTGTTGTGCCTATTCCCCTTTCTCAAGGATGGCACGAAGAGCAAGCGGACGAGCTTTTTTCGTTGAAGTCAACTTGGGGTTGTAGGCATGAAGGGTGCAACAACTGAAAAAACTGTAGCTTGGATGTCGGCAATGCTGATGATGGGTTGGCAGAGCTTGGAGGTTTGAGAGTTTTCTAGATAGGTCGATGTGGATGTGCGCATCTCTAGATTTTGTGGTGTGTTTGATCATAAATTCAGTGTCCAAATAGCCGAGACGTCACTGAATTATGACCGAAATGCAACCGAAACGAACAACTTCCATGAATCACAGTACTAGCAATGGCCTTTGATTACTAACCTTCAGACTCGGTTCATTGATGGCCGAATGGTGAGCAGTCAGATCTACAGACGAAAAACACCGGTTTTGTCATTCACAAATGACACAATGTCCATCCTGAGCAACCCTTTCCCCCTGCGACTTGTTGTGGCTGATAACGGGCCAGCAAATATACGAAGGTAGGTTTTTCAAGCTTTACTCTCAAATGTATACATTCTTCCCAGCTTAAATAAATTAAAGTTTCCAACTTCTATATTATGTTTGGTAAACTTCTGGCGCTAATTTTGGAACCCTTTTCgatctttcttttctctttctttctttcacTTCTAGAGTGTGGTTTTTGCTTTTTCGCTGTCGTCTTCGGCCGGGGCTTACTTGAAACAGATGAGAGCAGCAGAGGAAGCTTCAACTTCAAGGACGCCGTTGTCAAGAGACTCCTCGGTGACTTGTCCGGTGGGCTTGCCATCTTCAGTGTCGAAGTTCTGACCAGTCCAAGTACTGAACCTTTTGCCTCCAATTATCGCAACGTCTCCGAAATAATGCTAAGACTTTCTTCGTGCCTAAGGAAATTGCCTTATCATATTAACCATTTTGAGTTTTTGCTTTGCGCTGATAAGATGTGGCGCGTGACGCAAGAGGGGGCATGAGACTCGCCCGGCCGCCGATAGATTTCTAAAGATGGAATGTCAATCATTCAGTTAGCGGCAATGGTGCCTGCTGAGTTATGTGAATGATAATGATTAAGTTGAAATCCGCGAAAGTGTAGTATAAGCAGTTGTCAGTACTCATTCCAACTCGAGCCGGTCCGGCGAGGATGTGTCCAAATCCCCTTGAAAAAACAGAATCGCCAAATTCGTTTT belongs to Cryptococcus decagattii chromosome 12, complete sequence and includes:
- a CDS encoding protein BFR2 yields the protein MSLVKKKRLGIEICFLKSLSLDQVFIDLTHLSRERKKKREVERGGSKGRKFRYTVHEKAQTSVVPIPLSQGWHEEQADELFSLNLDVGNADDGLAELGGLRVF